From the Leucobacter tenebrionis genome, one window contains:
- a CDS encoding amidohydrolase, with protein sequence MSGHATVYTNANVFIGDARLAPRECVAVADGKILAVGEEGAVRDVAGPGARYVDLGGALVTPGVIEGHTHMLLLGEALSKVQLRDASSVAEVQRRIAERRAAEPDAIAVLGVGWTFDIFADGERPTAAALDAAVSDVPVLLDGNDLHTMWVNSAALEAMGITRDTPDPVGGKFVRDTSGEATGHLLETAAMHHGWGYVESITTDRDRDRFLRSAFDAYLSTGVTGATEMSFGETEVATYRRMLDRDGRLPFPVDAYWMLTATGDSSRDLAQIDRAVEIRDTLAANYGDEWLRIVGVKFVLDGVIDACTAAMRGPYVNGELPGPIWEREFALPMAVAADSAGLQLALHGIGDEASTIALDMIEECVRANGPRAARRPRVEHLEYAADDTIARMAALNVTASMQPVHCDPAIMDNWQAVLGMPRAEGGFAWNKFRSAGVTIALGTDAPTAPHLAPDNLFIALTARSALDPSREAYQPSRVFNPEEALEAITLGCAYAAGREGSVGQLRPGYRANLAVWGVDAAALSDSPDSLIGSRPVLTLVDGVAAFEG encoded by the coding sequence ATGAGCGGGCACGCCACTGTCTACACGAACGCCAACGTCTTCATCGGGGACGCCCGGCTCGCGCCGCGCGAGTGCGTGGCGGTGGCCGACGGCAAGATCCTCGCGGTCGGGGAGGAGGGGGCAGTGCGTGACGTCGCGGGCCCCGGCGCCCGGTACGTCGACCTGGGAGGCGCGCTCGTGACTCCGGGCGTCATCGAGGGCCACACGCACATGCTGTTGCTCGGCGAGGCCCTGTCGAAGGTGCAGCTGCGCGACGCGTCCTCGGTGGCTGAGGTGCAGCGCAGGATCGCCGAGCGGCGCGCAGCCGAGCCTGATGCCATCGCCGTGCTCGGGGTGGGGTGGACGTTCGACATCTTCGCAGACGGTGAGCGCCCCACTGCTGCCGCGCTGGACGCCGCCGTCAGCGACGTACCGGTGCTGCTCGACGGAAATGACCTGCACACCATGTGGGTGAACTCGGCGGCGCTCGAAGCGATGGGGATCACCCGCGACACCCCTGACCCGGTCGGCGGCAAGTTCGTGCGCGACACGTCGGGCGAAGCCACCGGGCATCTGCTCGAGACCGCCGCGATGCATCACGGCTGGGGATACGTCGAGAGCATCACCACCGACCGCGATCGCGACCGGTTCTTGCGTTCGGCGTTTGATGCGTATCTCTCCACCGGGGTGACCGGGGCGACCGAGATGTCGTTCGGCGAAACCGAGGTGGCCACGTATCGACGCATGCTCGACCGCGATGGTCGGCTGCCCTTCCCCGTCGACGCGTACTGGATGCTGACCGCGACGGGTGATTCCTCGCGAGATCTCGCGCAGATCGATCGGGCGGTCGAGATCCGCGATACCCTCGCCGCGAACTATGGAGACGAGTGGCTGCGTATTGTGGGCGTGAAATTCGTGCTCGATGGGGTGATCGACGCCTGCACCGCAGCCATGCGCGGTCCCTACGTCAACGGCGAGTTGCCGGGCCCGATCTGGGAGCGGGAATTCGCGCTTCCGATGGCCGTCGCGGCCGACTCAGCCGGCCTGCAACTCGCGCTGCATGGAATCGGCGACGAGGCGAGCACGATCGCGCTGGACATGATCGAGGAGTGTGTACGCGCCAATGGGCCTCGAGCCGCGCGTCGCCCTCGCGTTGAGCACCTCGAGTATGCCGCAGACGACACGATCGCACGTATGGCCGCGCTCAACGTCACAGCCTCGATGCAGCCAGTGCACTGCGATCCGGCCATCATGGACAATTGGCAGGCCGTGCTCGGAATGCCGCGTGCCGAGGGCGGGTTCGCGTGGAACAAGTTCCGCTCGGCGGGCGTGACGATCGCGCTCGGCACCGATGCGCCTACGGCGCCTCATCTCGCCCCCGATAACCTCTTCATCGCGCTGACCGCACGCTCGGCGCTCGATCCCTCGCGAGAGGCCTATCAGCCGTCGCGAGTGTTCAACCCCGAAGAAGCACTCGAGGCGATCACCCTCGGGTGCGCCTACGCAGCAGGTCGCGAGGGCTCCGTGGGCCAGCTGAGGCCCGGTTATCGCGCGAACCTCGCGGTGTGGGGCGTCGACGCCGCTGCTCTGTCGGACTCTCCTGATTCGCTCATCGGCTCGCGACCGGTCCTGACGCTGGTCGACGGCGTCGCGGCGTTCGAGGGGTAG
- a CDS encoding FAD-dependent oxidoreductase → MTPDDKKFPVLEKRTTCVIAGGGPAGLVLGLLLARAGVEVTVLEKHADFLRDFRGDTVHPTTLGLLDDLGLFDRFDRLPQSRISHVALPGPDGEDVRMVDFTRLPLRHPYIAMVPQWDLLDLLADAAAAEPTFTLLREHEVTGVIRQGGRVTGVTYKSPQGGGRVLADLTVACDGRWSAVRRAVGLPAKEYPVGFDVWWYRPPTQRHLGESLLPRMKNGHVAIAIPREGYVQVAAIGEKGTDGEVRARGIEAFRAQTAALLPDFAEDVSSIRSMDDVKHLDVRVDRLRRWHADGVLCIGDAAHAMSPIGGVGINHAVQDAVATARLLAKPLRAGRLTGPRSGRILAHVQRRRALPTILIQGLQRLMHARLIGPALTGKTIQPPRRLAGVLRRSPWLAAIPAAVIGVGPRPERAPRWSRATRSG, encoded by the coding sequence ATGACCCCCGACGATAAGAAATTCCCGGTTCTCGAGAAGCGCACGACGTGCGTCATCGCGGGCGGCGGCCCCGCCGGGCTCGTACTCGGCCTGCTGCTCGCGCGGGCCGGAGTCGAGGTCACGGTCTTGGAGAAGCATGCCGACTTCCTGCGCGACTTCCGCGGTGACACCGTCCACCCGACCACACTGGGCCTGCTGGACGACCTCGGACTGTTCGACCGCTTCGACAGGCTTCCACAGTCTCGGATCAGCCACGTCGCTCTCCCCGGGCCCGACGGCGAAGATGTGCGCATGGTCGACTTCACCCGCCTCCCGCTCCGGCACCCGTATATCGCAATGGTCCCGCAGTGGGATCTCCTCGATCTGCTCGCCGACGCGGCCGCAGCCGAGCCGACCTTCACCCTCCTCAGAGAGCACGAGGTAACAGGTGTGATCCGGCAAGGTGGACGCGTCACAGGCGTCACATACAAGTCTCCGCAGGGCGGAGGGCGCGTGCTCGCCGACCTCACCGTCGCCTGCGACGGCCGTTGGTCGGCGGTGCGCCGCGCGGTGGGACTCCCCGCCAAGGAGTACCCGGTGGGCTTCGACGTATGGTGGTACCGTCCCCCCACCCAGCGGCACCTGGGCGAATCGCTGCTTCCACGGATGAAGAACGGGCACGTCGCGATCGCCATCCCGCGGGAAGGCTACGTCCAGGTTGCGGCCATCGGCGAAAAGGGTACGGACGGCGAAGTCCGCGCACGCGGCATCGAGGCCTTCCGAGCGCAAACCGCCGCGCTCCTGCCCGACTTCGCCGAAGATGTGTCTTCCATCCGCTCGATGGATGACGTCAAACATCTCGACGTCCGCGTCGATCGATTGCGGCGCTGGCATGCCGACGGGGTGCTGTGCATCGGAGACGCAGCACACGCGATGTCACCCATCGGCGGCGTCGGCATCAATCACGCCGTTCAGGACGCCGTGGCCACCGCGAGGCTCCTCGCCAAGCCCCTGCGGGCCGGCCGGCTCACCGGACCTCGCTCCGGTCGCATCCTCGCCCACGTGCAGCGCCGCCGCGCACTGCCCACGATCCTCATCCAAGGCCTGCAGCGCCTCATGCACGCAAGGCTCATCGGCCCGGCTCTCACGGGCAAGACGATCCAGCCTCCACGGCGGCTCGCCGGAGTTCTGCGACGCTCGCCCTGGCTCGCCGCGATACCTGCGGCGGTCATCGGCGTCGGGCCGCGGCCCGAGAGAGCGCCCCGCTGGTCTCGGGCTACTCGATCGGGTTAG
- a CDS encoding zinc-binding dehydrogenase, with translation MSTHSSTAAIYPGAGDRIEVATIEVGAPHRGEVLVQIKASGVCGSDRHVLEGEWGVPSPTVMGHEGAGVVVELGEGVTGLDVGDHVSLVWNQACLTCVACQSGKPWACTDLRSNDCVMPDGTTRLSLEGADAYPYLAVGSMSEFAVVPASAAIRMPRELPFEVSALIGCSVHTGLGAVSNNARVIAGESAVVIGCGGVGLSIIMGLQLAGAHPIIAVDRNAEKLEIALAAGATHALLADDETAVRIQELTEGGADVAFEAIGNPHTIPQLPGHVRPGGRAVLVGMPPENAMIPFDVLDLCYRGITVIASNYGGGVPARDFPRYAALYLAGRLPLDTLISKRITLGEVNDAFNAMRSGAEARSVVVFDESDV, from the coding sequence ATGAGTACGCATTCGAGCACGGCCGCGATTTACCCGGGCGCCGGCGACCGCATCGAGGTCGCGACGATCGAGGTCGGAGCGCCTCACCGCGGCGAGGTGCTGGTCCAGATCAAGGCCTCGGGTGTGTGCGGCTCGGATCGCCACGTGCTCGAGGGGGAGTGGGGAGTGCCCTCGCCCACCGTGATGGGGCACGAGGGGGCCGGCGTGGTCGTCGAGCTGGGGGAGGGCGTCACGGGTCTCGACGTTGGGGATCACGTCTCCCTGGTCTGGAACCAGGCCTGCCTCACCTGCGTCGCCTGTCAGTCGGGCAAGCCCTGGGCGTGCACCGATCTGCGTTCGAACGACTGCGTGATGCCCGACGGCACGACGCGGCTCTCACTCGAGGGCGCCGATGCCTACCCGTACCTGGCGGTCGGCTCGATGAGCGAGTTCGCCGTAGTACCCGCCAGCGCGGCGATCCGCATGCCGAGGGAGCTGCCCTTCGAGGTCTCTGCGCTGATCGGTTGCTCGGTGCACACGGGGCTCGGCGCGGTGAGCAACAACGCGCGGGTGATCGCGGGCGAGTCCGCGGTCGTGATCGGATGCGGCGGCGTCGGCCTCTCGATCATCATGGGTCTGCAACTCGCCGGTGCTCATCCGATCATCGCCGTAGATCGCAACGCCGAGAAGCTCGAGATCGCCCTCGCGGCGGGCGCGACCCATGCGCTCCTCGCCGATGACGAAACCGCGGTGCGGATCCAGGAGCTCACGGAAGGCGGCGCCGATGTCGCGTTCGAGGCGATCGGCAACCCGCACACGATCCCGCAACTGCCCGGTCACGTGCGGCCGGGCGGTCGGGCCGTGCTCGTCGGCATGCCGCCTGAGAACGCCATGATCCCGTTCGACGTGCTTGATCTCTGCTACCGCGGCATCACCGTCATCGCGTCGAATTACGGAGGCGGCGTGCCCGCGCGCGACTTCCCCCGGTACGCAGCTCTCTATCTCGCCGGCCGTCTGCCGCTCGACACCCTCATCTCGAAGCGGATCACCCTCGGCGAGGTGAACGACGCCTTCAACGCGATGCGATCCGGTGCAGAGGCCCGCAGCGTCGTCGTCTTCGACGAATCGGACGTCTAG
- a CDS encoding SLC13 family permease, which translates to MIDPLIATFTILALAIVVFIWNKIPPAIVALGVALALFSTGVVTFEQTIAGFGDPIVVYLAGLFVVSEALDATGVTAWAGQQLTRRVGEKRSAVLIALMLLSAGLTALISVNGAVAALIPVGVMLATRTKQPPSQMLIPMVFAAHAGSMLTLLGTPINLMVSDLAVEAGGRPFGFFEFALVGVPLLLGVVLICLFLGPKLLPWHSSENAPRDLSRHAETLAADYSLEHSETAVTYETGITEIVIPPRSQFLGDHVYPGMRTESGELVVVAIHRQGAALASADLRVGDVVLLRGAWESIDRRVAHPGLVAVDAPDQVRRQAVVLGPRAWFAAAVLVVMVAVLATGVLPPAIVVMFAGGLLVATRVITVTQAQRSISLPTLVIVAGMVPLSTAIQTSGAADLIAQALNSWFGGGSPHLLLLGVVLVVLILGQFISNLATVLIVAPIAVAVAETAHISPLPMMMAITVAGAASFLTPVATAGNLMVQEPGSYRFSDYWRLGLPCIALFGFVAVLIVPLIWPF; encoded by the coding sequence ATGATCGATCCCTTGATCGCCACCTTCACGATCCTGGCCCTCGCGATCGTCGTGTTCATCTGGAACAAGATCCCACCCGCGATCGTCGCCCTCGGCGTCGCTCTCGCGCTCTTCAGCACCGGAGTCGTGACCTTCGAGCAGACCATCGCCGGATTCGGGGATCCGATCGTGGTCTACCTCGCAGGGCTGTTCGTGGTGAGCGAGGCGCTGGACGCGACCGGGGTCACAGCATGGGCGGGACAGCAGCTCACGCGGCGTGTGGGTGAGAAGCGCTCGGCAGTGCTCATCGCGCTGATGCTACTCTCCGCGGGACTGACGGCCCTGATCAGCGTGAACGGCGCCGTCGCAGCGCTCATCCCAGTCGGGGTGATGCTCGCCACCCGAACCAAGCAGCCGCCGTCGCAGATGCTGATCCCGATGGTGTTCGCGGCCCACGCCGGCTCTATGCTGACCCTGCTCGGCACTCCGATCAACCTGATGGTCTCGGACCTCGCCGTCGAAGCGGGCGGCCGTCCGTTCGGCTTCTTCGAGTTCGCGCTCGTCGGCGTCCCGCTGCTACTCGGCGTGGTTCTGATCTGCCTGTTCCTCGGGCCGAAACTGCTGCCCTGGCACAGCTCCGAGAATGCGCCCCGCGACCTCAGCAGGCATGCCGAGACCCTTGCCGCCGACTACTCCCTCGAGCATTCGGAGACGGCAGTGACGTACGAGACCGGTATCACCGAGATCGTGATCCCGCCCCGCTCCCAGTTCCTCGGCGATCACGTCTACCCCGGGATGAGGACGGAGTCGGGGGAGCTCGTCGTCGTCGCGATCCACCGCCAGGGCGCAGCCCTCGCCAGCGCCGACCTCAGAGTAGGCGATGTCGTGCTGCTGCGCGGTGCGTGGGAATCCATCGACCGGCGCGTCGCGCATCCGGGACTCGTCGCGGTGGACGCCCCTGATCAGGTGCGCCGGCAGGCGGTGGTGCTCGGACCCCGCGCCTGGTTCGCCGCCGCGGTGCTCGTGGTGATGGTTGCAGTGCTCGCCACAGGAGTGCTGCCCCCTGCGATCGTGGTGATGTTCGCCGGCGGTCTGCTCGTGGCCACCCGCGTGATCACCGTTACGCAAGCACAGCGATCGATTTCGCTGCCCACCCTCGTGATCGTCGCGGGCATGGTCCCGCTGTCGACCGCGATCCAGACCAGCGGCGCGGCCGACCTCATCGCACAGGCATTGAACTCCTGGTTCGGCGGCGGATCACCCCACCTGCTGCTGCTCGGCGTGGTTCTGGTGGTGCTGATCCTCGGTCAATTCATCAGCAACCTCGCGACCGTGCTCATCGTCGCCCCGATCGCCGTCGCGGTCGCCGAGACCGCGCATATCTCGCCGCTGCCGATGATGATGGCGATCACCGTCGCCGGTGCCGCGTCCTTCCTCACCCCTGTCGCCACAGCCGGAAATCTCATGGTGCAGGAGCCCGGCAGCTACCGCTTCAGCGACTATTGGAGACTGGGCCTGCCCTGCATCGCCCTGTTCGGGTTCGTCGCCGTGCTCATCGTCCCTCTCATCTGGCCGTTCTGA
- a CDS encoding MFS transporter, which translates to MTASTPAPTATGGSAGAAQADPSVDPRFSLNARNGSATFIVALASLMMANLAPHILTALGVLGFDIIASGNILTWALLASAVVGLLSARLASGSLRRPLAAAGLLIATIAFSVGTFASDPTVVAVALIVGGVGVGTAISTSGAAIAALQNPNRVSAASGLTNRVLITVVLAIIPLVGVSQISVFATLALISLAGLALAVWLPGVPEHAEPVDVTTSLEIAAPRRITIAGIAVLIVFAVWGTSEDAIWTMAPVLGDAIGVGEQTLGFSLSLAAAGGILGMLFVTIAGERIGRALPLAIALVLGGGIKVAIGLTTDPVVLCILIIAVNTVYAFAFTLFIATAAGLDARGRWSGPLVGAYLVGSSFAPLIGGAFIEWLGTPLFALIMGIVSFAAIAPVVWIARVSVGAERALARYSQPTS; encoded by the coding sequence ATGACCGCTTCGACACCAGCCCCCACCGCGACCGGCGGTTCGGCGGGCGCCGCGCAGGCCGATCCCTCGGTCGACCCGCGATTCAGCCTCAACGCACGTAACGGGAGCGCCACCTTCATCGTGGCCCTTGCGAGCCTCATGATGGCAAACCTCGCCCCGCATATCCTCACCGCCCTCGGCGTCCTGGGATTCGACATCATCGCCAGCGGCAACATTCTCACCTGGGCGTTGCTCGCCTCTGCCGTCGTCGGCCTCCTGAGCGCCCGGCTCGCGTCCGGCTCTCTTCGTAGACCGCTCGCCGCGGCGGGCCTGCTCATCGCGACGATCGCTTTCAGTGTGGGCACGTTCGCATCCGATCCGACCGTCGTCGCGGTCGCGCTGATCGTCGGCGGTGTCGGTGTCGGCACTGCGATCTCCACCTCCGGGGCGGCAATCGCGGCGTTGCAGAACCCCAACCGGGTCTCTGCCGCGAGCGGGCTCACCAACCGGGTGCTGATCACGGTCGTGCTCGCCATCATTCCGCTCGTGGGCGTGTCGCAGATCAGCGTTTTCGCCACGCTTGCCCTGATCTCGCTTGCGGGGCTAGCGCTGGCGGTCTGGCTGCCCGGTGTGCCCGAACACGCCGAACCTGTCGACGTCACCACCTCGCTCGAGATCGCCGCGCCTCGCCGGATCACGATCGCGGGCATCGCGGTGCTCATCGTTTTCGCCGTGTGGGGAACGAGTGAGGACGCGATCTGGACGATGGCGCCGGTGCTGGGCGACGCGATCGGGGTGGGCGAGCAGACGCTCGGCTTCTCACTCAGCCTTGCAGCCGCCGGCGGCATCCTGGGCATGCTTTTCGTGACGATCGCGGGCGAACGTATCGGGCGCGCGCTTCCCCTCGCTATCGCGCTCGTGCTCGGCGGCGGCATCAAGGTCGCGATCGGGCTCACGACCGACCCCGTGGTGCTGTGCATTCTGATCATCGCGGTGAACACGGTGTACGCGTTCGCATTCACGCTCTTCATCGCGACGGCCGCCGGCCTCGACGCGCGAGGTCGCTGGTCGGGGCCGCTGGTCGGTGCATATCTCGTCGGATCGAGCTTCGCCCCGCTCATCGGCGGTGCCTTCATCGAATGGCTGGGTACGCCCCTGTTCGCGCTCATCATGGGCATCGTGAGCTTCGCGGCCATCGCACCTGTGGTGTGGATCGCCCGTGTCTCGGTTGGAGCGGAGCGAGCCCTCGCGCGTTACTCGCAGCCCACCAGCTGA
- a CDS encoding META domain-containing protein → MKIHHSLTAVLGTTMMLALIGCAPSAPSSNAFAGSWGLEEAGEPSLTISPDGSFNGTDGCNSLVGHGKISEAEFEFGDFALTRMECIGVDTWLSGAGFAKVSGDEMTVFDTDRTEIGTLRKR, encoded by the coding sequence ATGAAAATCCACCACTCGCTCACCGCTGTTCTCGGAACAACGATGATGCTCGCCCTCATCGGCTGCGCACCCTCCGCTCCCTCGTCGAATGCGTTCGCCGGATCCTGGGGTCTGGAAGAGGCCGGAGAGCCCTCGCTCACGATCTCCCCCGACGGCTCCTTCAACGGCACCGACGGCTGCAACTCCCTCGTCGGCCACGGGAAGATCTCCGAGGCAGAATTCGAGTTCGGTGATTTCGCCCTGACCCGGATGGAATGCATCGGCGTCGACACCTGGCTCTCCGGAGCAGGGTTCGCGAAGGTCTCAGGCGACGAGATGACCGTGTTCGATACCGATCGCACAGAGATCGGAACGCTCCGCAAGCGCTGA
- a CDS encoding AsnC family transcriptional regulator: MAIGEDQVRRILREVRENGRVSYTEVSEKVGVPRQVVAAVVEEAVAENRIRLTATISPDLLGITRYSYLLLSTSGPSEPILDALSSMSETCFVSAIAGTYGVDAEVRVTSDEQHQEVLGSIRTLPGVSGVVCNVYERILVNIDSPLPTPATTPIRIDDVDRSILFALEQNGRATFRELGEASGVSAASARNRLHRLLQHRVVKVVGLPVRDHLVGPPALGLGIRVRGIITPELVESICTVHPEFLAISSGAYDLIGTISGDTSEELLTKLDALRGIEQVALVDAWSHLRIAKELYGANELFMSALRR; the protein is encoded by the coding sequence ATGGCGATAGGTGAGGATCAGGTTCGCAGGATCCTGCGCGAGGTCCGAGAGAACGGTCGAGTCAGCTACACCGAGGTCTCGGAGAAGGTGGGAGTTCCGCGCCAGGTCGTTGCTGCGGTGGTCGAAGAGGCGGTCGCGGAGAATCGCATCCGGCTCACGGCGACCATCAGCCCGGACCTCCTGGGCATCACCCGATACTCGTACCTGCTGCTCTCGACATCGGGGCCGAGCGAACCGATTCTGGACGCCCTGAGTTCGATGAGCGAGACCTGCTTCGTCTCGGCGATCGCGGGAACGTACGGCGTAGACGCGGAAGTGCGCGTGACCTCAGATGAGCAGCACCAGGAGGTGCTCGGATCGATCCGGACGCTCCCCGGTGTGAGCGGAGTGGTCTGCAACGTCTACGAACGCATTCTCGTCAACATCGACTCGCCCCTCCCCACGCCTGCGACGACGCCCATACGCATCGATGACGTGGATCGCAGCATCCTCTTCGCGCTGGAGCAGAACGGACGGGCGACCTTCCGCGAACTGGGCGAGGCGTCGGGCGTTTCGGCTGCAAGCGCCCGCAACCGGCTGCACCGGCTGCTGCAGCACCGCGTCGTGAAGGTGGTCGGGCTGCCGGTGCGGGATCACCTCGTCGGCCCGCCTGCGCTCGGACTCGGCATCCGCGTACGGGGCATCATCACTCCAGAACTTGTCGAGTCGATCTGCACCGTTCACCCGGAGTTCCTGGCGATATCCAGTGGGGCCTACGACCTGATCGGCACCATATCCGGCGATACCTCCGAGGAACTGCTCACGAAGCTCGACGCTTTGCGCGGGATCGAGCAGGTCGCCCTCGTCGACGCGTGGTCGCATCTGCGGATCGCGAAGGAGCTCTACGGGGCGAACGAACTGTTCATGTCTGCGTTGCGGAGGTAG
- a CDS encoding purine-cytosine permease family protein, whose protein sequence is MSAPAPVSTDTATFAVEVHGINPIPAEERWARPRDVFGLIFGGANSISTAVLGTFAVVFGLTFWDGVIAIVLGVLLGSLILAPMVLFGPRNGTNNAVSSSAHFGAHGRLIGSLLALLGAFTFLALAVWASGDAMLASVARLVGFEVNGALSAGVYVLMALLLIVICVYGYKLLVVLNRIVPPLVAMLFVVGIVIYAMQRDFGEALAYDVAGRWSDPLYIGGFIGTMLIAMSCPISYGPFLGDYSRYVADSGNRRSLLAAVILAQLACLGAFLFGHVTASVIAVSNPELIMSGDYVGGLVASTTVWFFIPLALISVAGGVTTGTSLLYGTGLDFSSIVVVMNRVASTVLIGGITVAFVLIGKFVFDMVQSVTTLSTLLVVCTVPWIAIMLIGYLTRRGWYDVDSLLVFSRRQVGGKYWFQHGWNVNAVASWLIGAVLAVSFVNLPGQFVGPLGNTVGGIDVSLLVALTIPALLFWILLRVNPDPDYVFGPEGARGVPVRAGELEPVISNPRA, encoded by the coding sequence GTGTCTGCACCGGCCCCTGTTTCCACTGACACAGCGACGTTCGCCGTGGAAGTGCACGGCATCAATCCCATTCCCGCCGAGGAGCGCTGGGCGAGACCGAGAGACGTGTTCGGGCTCATCTTCGGCGGCGCGAACAGCATCTCCACGGCGGTACTCGGAACCTTCGCCGTGGTCTTCGGGCTGACCTTCTGGGACGGAGTGATCGCGATCGTGCTCGGTGTGCTGCTCGGTTCCCTCATTCTCGCTCCCATGGTGCTCTTCGGGCCGCGCAACGGCACGAACAACGCGGTCTCGTCATCGGCGCACTTCGGCGCCCACGGCCGGCTCATCGGATCACTGCTCGCCCTGCTGGGCGCTTTCACCTTCCTCGCGCTCGCGGTGTGGGCCTCGGGTGATGCCATGCTCGCCTCCGTCGCGCGTCTCGTCGGCTTCGAGGTGAACGGCGCTCTCTCCGCAGGCGTCTACGTGCTCATGGCGCTGCTGTTGATCGTCATCTGCGTCTACGGATACAAGCTCCTGGTCGTGTTGAATCGGATCGTGCCGCCGCTCGTCGCGATGCTGTTCGTGGTCGGGATCGTGATCTACGCGATGCAACGCGACTTCGGCGAAGCGCTCGCCTACGACGTGGCGGGCCGCTGGTCGGATCCTCTGTACATCGGCGGCTTCATCGGCACCATGCTCATCGCCATGTCGTGCCCGATCTCCTACGGCCCGTTCCTCGGCGACTACTCCCGCTACGTGGCCGACTCGGGCAACCGCAGGTCTCTCCTGGCCGCCGTGATCCTGGCGCAGCTCGCCTGCCTCGGCGCGTTCCTGTTCGGGCACGTCACTGCCTCGGTGATCGCCGTCTCGAATCCCGAGCTCATCATGAGCGGCGACTATGTCGGGGGGCTCGTCGCGAGCACCACGGTCTGGTTCTTCATCCCGCTCGCGCTGATCAGCGTCGCCGGCGGCGTGACCACCGGCACCAGCCTGCTCTACGGGACGGGTCTCGACTTCTCGAGCATCGTGGTTGTGATGAACCGCGTGGCCTCGACGGTGCTCATCGGCGGTATCACCGTCGCCTTCGTGCTGATCGGCAAGTTCGTCTTCGACATGGTGCAGAGCGTGACGACGCTCTCGACGCTGCTCGTCGTCTGTACCGTGCCGTGGATCGCCATCATGCTCATCGGCTATCTGACGCGCCGCGGCTGGTACGACGTCGATTCGCTGCTCGTCTTCAGCCGACGGCAGGTCGGTGGCAAGTACTGGTTCCAGCACGGCTGGAACGTGAACGCCGTTGCATCATGGCTGATCGGTGCCGTCCTCGCCGTCAGCTTCGTGAACCTGCCCGGCCAGTTCGTCGGCCCACTCGGAAACACGGTCGGAGGCATCGACGTCAGCCTCCTCGTCGCTCTCACCATCCCCGCACTGCTGTTCTGGATCCTCCTACGAGTCAACCCCGACCCCGACTACGTGTTCGGCCCGGAAGGGGCCCGGGGTGTCCCCGTGCGAGCGGGCGAGCTCGAGCCGGTGATCTCGAACCCGCGCGCCTGA
- a CDS encoding TetR/AcrR family transcriptional regulator, giving the protein MARPREAKLSREIIGRAAIEYVEAGNDLQLVPLAKKLGVRVSSLYHHVRGREGVIQAMRHVLVAEYVPDQPMQEDGDWADRVRREVETTWRLYTDHPRSLALMLTVVIDEPDVMRVYSTLVDALVEAGVPDDEILTTVEVIDAFTFGAALDALSPDQILEPEEADGKLGELLPGHLVGRARNRAMFDHGLDLLIEGIRSRVDRASG; this is encoded by the coding sequence GTGGCACGACCCCGTGAAGCCAAACTCTCACGAGAGATCATCGGCCGCGCCGCCATCGAGTACGTCGAGGCCGGCAACGATCTGCAGCTCGTGCCGCTCGCGAAGAAGCTCGGCGTGAGAGTCTCATCGCTGTACCACCATGTGAGAGGACGCGAAGGCGTGATCCAGGCGATGCGTCACGTTCTAGTGGCGGAGTATGTTCCGGATCAACCGATGCAGGAAGACGGCGACTGGGCCGACCGCGTTCGACGCGAGGTCGAGACGACCTGGCGGCTCTACACCGATCATCCGCGATCGCTCGCGCTCATGCTTACCGTGGTCATCGACGAACCCGACGTGATGCGGGTGTACTCGACCCTCGTCGATGCACTCGTCGAGGCTGGAGTGCCCGACGACGAGATCCTCACCACCGTCGAGGTGATCGATGCGTTCACGTTCGGTGCGGCGCTCGACGCGCTCTCACCCGATCAGATTCTCGAGCCCGAGGAGGCCGACGGAAAACTTGGCGAGCTGCTGCCCGGGCATCTCGTCGGTCGCGCGCGCAATCGGGCGATGTTCGATCACGGGCTGGATCTCTTGATCGAGGGGATACGGTCCCGCGTGGACCGCGCTTCCGGCTAG